Proteins from one Oscillatoria nigro-viridis PCC 7112 genomic window:
- a CDS encoding FAD-dependent monooxygenase yields MMQVVIVGSGPTGAALALLLVKRGIAVTLVEAAKDSYRVFRGEGLMPSGLDAIAQLGLSTMLEGVPHRQIDAWEFIVGDRQLFRVDEPMGSNRPCTLVSQPPLLETLISEAQLHPEFEFIPGVPVKDLLYSNDRIAGVKLGDGREIPAALVIGTDGRNSVVRQRAELELVKQQNSIDVLWFKLAAHPRFVADNVFYSILNSGSGFSVFHGAESGKLHLAWVLSADDKTDWKHTDWAETFASRSPAWMAEHFRNCADTIESPMRLSVVVGRCPRWHRPGIILLGDAAHPMSPVRAQGINMALRDVIVAANHLVPLLKAGANSEDIDLALSRIQAEREPEIIRAQQLQAQEAWKGEQLRKNGLLRLLMMQTAPFLGAKIKQFWVKGQYELRQGVTKVKLVV; encoded by the coding sequence ATGATGCAAGTTGTAATTGTGGGCTCGGGGCCGACTGGTGCGGCACTTGCCTTACTGCTGGTGAAACGAGGTATTGCTGTTACCTTGGTTGAGGCTGCAAAAGATTCCTACCGAGTGTTTCGCGGTGAAGGGTTAATGCCTAGCGGATTGGATGCGATCGCCCAATTGGGTTTATCCACTATGCTAGAAGGTGTTCCACACCGACAAATTGATGCCTGGGAGTTCATTGTGGGCGATCGGCAACTATTTCGAGTTGATGAGCCAATGGGGTCAAATCGACCTTGTACGCTGGTATCGCAACCGCCCTTGCTAGAAACACTAATTTCAGAAGCTCAGTTGCATCCAGAGTTTGAATTTATCCCAGGTGTTCCCGTAAAAGATTTACTCTACAGCAACGATCGCATTGCGGGTGTAAAGCTAGGAGATGGGCGAGAGATTCCTGCTGCACTTGTGATTGGTACAGATGGTAGAAACTCGGTTGTACGACAGCGTGCAGAATTAGAGTTAGTAAAACAGCAGAATAGTATAGATGTTCTGTGGTTTAAACTTGCCGCTCATCCTCGGTTTGTGGCTGATAATGTATTTTATTCCATCCTGAATAGCGGTAGCGGATTCAGTGTCTTTCACGGGGCAGAATCAGGAAAACTTCATCTGGCTTGGGTGCTATCGGCAGATGACAAAACCGATTGGAAACATACAGACTGGGCAGAAACTTTCGCATCGCGATCGCCTGCGTGGATGGCAGAACATTTCCGCAACTGTGCCGATACGATCGAATCTCCGATGCGATTATCTGTTGTGGTTGGTCGCTGTCCGCGCTGGCATCGACCGGGAATCATACTTTTGGGGGATGCGGCACATCCCATGTCTCCTGTTCGCGCTCAAGGAATTAACATGGCGTTACGCGATGTAATTGTTGCCGCCAATCACCTTGTACCTTTATTGAAAGCAGGGGCTAATTCCGAGGATATTGACTTAGCATTATCGCGGATTCAGGCAGAACGCGAACCAGAAATTATTCGCGCCCAACAACTTCAAGCACAAGAAGCCTGGAAAGGCGAACAACTGCGAAAAAATGGATTATTGCGTTTATTGATGATGCAAACTGCTCCGTTTTTGGGTGCAAAAATTAAACAATTTTGGGTAAAAGGACAGTATGAATTGCGCCAAGGAGTAACAAAGGTAAAATTGGTTGTGTGA
- a CDS encoding Uma2 family endonuclease, with protein sequence MTAAIIAPPRKESPLLFEGLTWREFKAVEQLLDRPGYRLSFLDGILEIRRMPGEPHETVKKRIAALVELYLLMAGFDFTPTGSMTLESETGKVKREADESYKLAPGRRLPDLAIEIVFSSGGINQLEAYKRLKIKEVWFWEDGLLEVYHLRGEGNTLYYEKVSSSEEVKGIDLDLLLRCINMVNHVDAVKTFQQALQK encoded by the coding sequence ATGACCGCAGCAATCATCGCACCACCCAGAAAAGAATCACCACTTCTGTTTGAAGGACTCACTTGGAGAGAGTTCAAAGCAGTTGAGCAATTGTTAGACCGTCCCGGATATCGACTTTCTTTCCTGGATGGAATTCTGGAGATACGACGAATGCCTGGAGAACCACACGAAACCGTTAAGAAGAGAATTGCCGCATTGGTGGAACTGTACCTGCTGATGGCGGGGTTTGACTTTACTCCCACTGGCTCAATGACTCTGGAAAGTGAAACGGGAAAAGTCAAGCGAGAGGCGGATGAATCTTATAAACTTGCTCCTGGTCGCAGGCTACCCGATTTGGCGATCGAGATCGTGTTTTCCAGTGGTGGCATCAACCAACTGGAGGCATACAAGCGGCTGAAGATAAAGGAAGTGTGGTTCTGGGAAGATGGATTGTTAGAGGTTTATCACCTCCGGGGAGAGGGCAATACACTTTATTATGAAAAGGTTTCCAGTAGTGAGGAGGTGAAAGGGATCGATTTGGATTTGTTGTTGCGCTGCATCAATATGGTGAATCATGTTGATGCAGTTAAGACTTTTCAACAGGCACTCCAGAAATAG
- a CDS encoding VOC family protein, giving the protein MSDIGLTHIALPVSDVGRTIEFYSKYAGMQVVHRRIDAKAGVAVVWLSDRTRPFVIVLIQTHSVHPVLSPFAHLGVGCKSREYMDELCDKARQEGVLLEEPKDAGYPIGYWAFLRDPDGHTLELSYGQEIGFTVEDAT; this is encoded by the coding sequence ATGAGTGATATCGGTCTCACACACATCGCACTGCCGGTTTCTGATGTCGGTCGCACTATCGAATTCTACTCCAAGTATGCTGGAATGCAGGTCGTTCACCGCCGCATCGATGCCAAAGCAGGTGTTGCTGTGGTCTGGCTTTCTGACCGCACTCGCCCTTTTGTAATTGTGCTAATTCAAACACACTCCGTACATCCCGTTCTGTCTCCCTTTGCACACCTGGGAGTAGGCTGCAAAAGCCGCGAATATATGGACGAACTCTGCGACAAAGCACGTCAAGAAGGCGTGCTGCTTGAGGAACCAAAAGATGCTGGATATCCGATCGGCTACTGGGCTTTTTTGCGAGACCCGGACGGTCACACGCTGGAACTATCCTACGGGCAAGAAATCGGATTTACAGTGGAGGATGCTACTTAA
- a CDS encoding GrpB family protein, which translates to MSIKVEVVPHDPNWCSAFETESKLIALALRDNVVAIHHIGSTAIPQIYAKPIVDMLVEVKDILKIDTHSSEIEALGYQAMGEFGIPGRRFFRKGNEAGIRTHHLHGFEVNSPQIERHLAFRDYMITHSEAAQEYSELKRKLAKKYPDNIQGYMDGKDGFIKAMDLKAAKWRSSH; encoded by the coding sequence ATGTCAATAAAAGTAGAAGTCGTCCCGCACGATCCCAATTGGTGCAGCGCCTTTGAAACTGAGTCGAAACTGATTGCACTTGCACTTAGGGACAATGTAGTTGCTATACATCACATTGGTAGCACAGCGATTCCACAAATTTATGCAAAGCCGATCGTCGATATGTTAGTTGAGGTTAAAGATATTCTTAAAATCGATACACATAGTTCAGAAATAGAGGCATTAGGTTATCAAGCAATGGGTGAGTTTGGGATACCCGGTCGTCGTTTTTTTCGCAAGGGTAATGAAGCAGGGATTAGAACACACCACCTTCACGGGTTTGAAGTGAACTCACCGCAGATAGAGCGCCACTTAGCGTTTCGAGATTATATGATTACCCATTCTGAAGCCGCGCAGGAATACAGCGAACTAAAGAGAAAACTTGCCAAAAAATACCCTGATAATATTCAGGGGTACATGGACGGAAAAGATGGGTTCATTAAAGCAATGGATCTGAAAGCTGCAAAGTGGCGATCGTCTCATTAA
- a CDS encoding GNAT family N-acetyltransferase, with product MDFCIRLASLEDIPKLTTLIPDSARALQAGYYTSEQIEGALGTVFGVDSQLIQDQTYFVAQNNHQTIVGCGGWSKRKTLYGGDSGKNNPEDSLLNPDSDSAKIRAFFVDPAWARRGIGSEIMRVCELAAERAGFKEVEMIATLAGEPFYTKFDYQVIERFEISLPNSQFLPVVRMFKSFGRSP from the coding sequence ATGGATTTTTGTATTCGATTAGCTTCCTTAGAAGACATTCCTAAGCTGACAACTTTAATTCCTGATTCTGCTAGAGCTTTGCAAGCAGGCTACTATACTTCAGAGCAGATTGAAGGCGCACTGGGCACAGTTTTTGGGGTTGACAGTCAACTGATTCAAGACCAAACATACTTTGTTGCTCAGAACAATCACCAAACAATTGTCGGTTGCGGTGGTTGGAGTAAGCGTAAAACGCTTTATGGAGGTGATTCAGGCAAAAATAATCCAGAAGATAGCCTCCTCAACCCAGACAGCGACTCGGCAAAGATTCGTGCATTCTTTGTTGATCCAGCATGGGCACGTCGAGGAATTGGAAGTGAGATTATGCGAGTATGCGAACTGGCTGCTGAGCGTGCTGGATTTAAGGAAGTTGAGATGATTGCGACGCTAGCGGGAGAGCCATTTTACACAAAATTTGACTATCAGGTGATTGAGCGGTTTGAAATTTCTCTCCCAAACAGTCAGTTTCTCCCCGTTGTCCGTATGTTTAAGAGCTTTGGGCGCAGCCCGTAA
- the cax gene encoding calcium/proton exchanger translates to MLNTNTIISSLLLFIPVSIAGHFLGWESSTIFITSALAIVPLAAWMGTATEEIAVVLGANLGGLLNATFGNATELIIGIVALNAGLIDVVKASLTGSIMSNLLLVMGFAMLLGGLRYKEQEFQPTVARLNASAMNLAVIAILVPTAVNATSIGIPPATMQNLSSAVAVVLIVVYVLTLLFSMKTHSYLYDAGVAEIEMLEELAESNLAPDSPDHKVNLPLWVGVLLACTLMVAVESELLVGSLEEATARLGLTSLFTGVILVPIIGNAAEHTTAVTVAMKNKMDLSVSVAVGSSLQIALFVAPVLVLAGFALGKPMDLNFNPFELVAVAVSVLIANSISSDGNSNWLEGTLLLAAYTVLALAFYFHPVIEGLV, encoded by the coding sequence ATGCTAAACACCAATACAATAATTTCCAGCCTGCTGTTATTTATCCCAGTTTCCATCGCCGGACACTTTCTCGGCTGGGAATCCTCCACAATCTTTATCACCTCGGCTTTAGCCATCGTCCCTCTAGCGGCCTGGATGGGCACTGCCACTGAAGAAATCGCCGTCGTCCTCGGTGCCAATTTGGGGGGTTTGCTGAACGCTACCTTCGGAAATGCCACGGAACTGATTATCGGCATCGTCGCCCTCAACGCTGGACTAATAGATGTTGTCAAGGCCAGCCTCACCGGTTCAATTATGAGCAACCTGCTGTTGGTGATGGGATTTGCGATGCTGCTGGGAGGCTTGCGCTACAAAGAACAAGAATTTCAGCCGACAGTCGCCCGGTTGAATGCTTCAGCGATGAACTTAGCCGTGATTGCCATTTTGGTGCCGACTGCAGTTAATGCCACCTCTATTGGCATCCCTCCGGCAACTATGCAGAACCTCTCTAGCGCTGTTGCTGTAGTCCTGATTGTCGTCTACGTGCTGACGCTGCTGTTTTCGATGAAAACCCACAGTTATCTGTACGATGCAGGGGTAGCAGAAATAGAAATGCTCGAAGAATTAGCCGAAAGTAACTTAGCACCAGACAGTCCTGACCACAAAGTCAATCTGCCGCTGTGGGTTGGGGTGCTGTTGGCCTGTACCTTGATGGTAGCTGTCGAGTCGGAACTGCTGGTGGGTAGTCTGGAAGAAGCGACGGCGCGTTTGGGGCTGACATCACTGTTTACCGGGGTGATTTTAGTGCCGATTATTGGCAATGCGGCCGAACATACGACGGCGGTGACGGTGGCGATGAAAAATAAAATGGATTTGTCGGTTTCTGTGGCCGTGGGTTCGAGTTTGCAAATTGCTTTGTTTGTTGCCCCGGTGTTGGTTTTGGCAGGTTTTGCCTTGGGCAAACCGATGGACTTGAATTTCAACCCGTTTGAACTTGTAGCGGTTGCGGTGTCGGTGCTGATCGCCAATTCTATCAGTTCTGACGGCAACTCTAACTGGCTCGAAGGTACTTTGCTGTTGGCAGCTTATACTGTTTTGGCGCTGGCGTTCTACTTCCATCCGGTAATTGAGGGACTTGTTTAA